The following nucleotide sequence is from Candidatus Kuenenbacteria bacterium HGW-Kuenenbacteria-1.
CGATGGAGCTTCTTTAATAGATGGTTTTTCTATAATATCTTCAATTTGCATAGTATTCTCTTTTAATTTTACAATACCATAGCGATCAACTTCTTGCTTTGGAACTTTTTGAACGCCCATTATCAAATGTCCAGTTTTATTATAATCCTCAATCATTTGCTTAGTAAATGATGTTTTTGATTTTACTAAATCATCGCCAAAAGCAAATATAAAGGGTTCATTTTTTACTAAACTAGCTGCTGATAATATAGGGGTTCCATTGCCATAAGGTCCTTTTTGGTTGACATAAATAAAATTGGCCATCTCTGCTATTTTTATAATTTCTTTTAAATGTCTTTCTTTTCCTGCTTTTTCAAGTTCATGTTCCAATGCCCAATTACGATCAAAATAATCCTCAAGCGGTTTTTTGTTCCATGTGGTTACTAGGATAATATCCTCTATTCCGGCCTCAACCAATTCTTCAACCACTAATTGAATAATTGGCTTATCAATAATTGGAAACATTTGTTTTGGCATTGATTTAGCCGCAGGCAAAAAACGTGTACTTGTTCCAGCTACAGCAACAATTGCTTTTCGTATTTTTTGCATAAAAATTAAAAGTTAAAATCTAAAACTCAAAGGTTAATTTATTATAGCACATTTTTAAAATTGACAAAAGCATTTTTTTTATTATAATTGAATAATTGAAGACAGTCTTCAACAGTTTTAATTTTAATAAAAATACTATGAAATTTGAAAAATGTTCGTACGGACACATATATAATAGAGGGAATCGTAAACAACCTATTGTTCTTGATGCAAAAGATCGTTGGCATTTTTTACAAGTTTTATATTATCTTAATAATAAAACTAAAATGCCAAATCCTTTTCAAAAATTAAGAAAGTTATTGAAGACTGTCTTCAACAAGCAGTTGGTGTGGCCAGAAAGTCTAAAAAAACAATTACCTTTAGTAAAGATTCTTGCGTTTAAACTTAAAAATAATCATTTTCATCTTATTTTAAAACAGGAAACCGAAGATGGAATTAGAATATTTATGCAACGCGCAGGAACCGCAATGGCCAAAAGATTTAATGAACGATATAAAGAGATTGGGCGTTTGTTTCAGGGTAGATACAAAGGAAAGCTTGTGGAAAGAGATGAATATATAAGTTACTTGAGTGTGTATATTCAAGTGAAAAATGCATTTGAAGAATATCCAGGAGGATTAGAAAAAGCATTAAAAGAATTTGATAAAGCCTATGAATGGGTAGCCAAA
It contains:
- a CDS encoding UTP--glucose-1-phosphate uridylyltransferase codes for the protein MQKIRKAIVAVAGTSTRFLPAAKSMPKQMFPIIDKPIIQLVVEELVEAGIEDIILVTTWNKKPLEDYFDRNWALEHELEKAGKERHLKEIIKIAEMANFIYVNQKGPYGNGTPILSAASLVKNEPFIFAFGDDLVKSKTSFTKQMIEDYNKTGHLIMGVQKVPKQEVDRYGIVKLKENTMQIEDIIEKPSIKEAPSQFAEFGRMILNQDIINILKKTSLGKNNELWIIDAIHKYLKKGGEFYAKKVENGEWLTTGDPFNYLKAILKYTADRKDMDKNLIKEIKKLSKKL